A stretch of the Chanos chanos chromosome 1, fChaCha1.1, whole genome shotgun sequence genome encodes the following:
- the LOC115826492 gene encoding uncharacterized protein LOC115826492, producing MNGNFTNVLGNTSIHLWQNSITVAFIVVNCTVLFLTLIIGIAANLFVAWAVYNQKSLRTSNNALLVNLAVIDLLRCATDCPLLLVIILGGRNGGDIWIILCNGQVISFSLSCCVQLLTLACISAERYQAIAHPFKTSERRKRIMTWIPLTWTISILISVLCVLFAKDSPVYVRCKRVDVDTLKSYDTFGLYVLIPVWSICLVIIICFYTRIFFLVKAHSRKVFDKGTFISPGEKRENEKKMEEEQTKEKVKCEPEITTKPDDSQLVPEATETTDNGKMTPGDSNVPCCSDTAEKNRDATSEPIKTTDVVKPGQTEHLLSASNQNRDSSQMNSNTNAPQLIDLEGDDGKGTPQTKEDNAKVEELSPLPAGETRPSASPAENADQNEEVVGAVCMMPSLANRERGIKNKESKLAKRSGYIILTFLLFWIPLIATVLLNFFIHTNADPISKLTRELEILSVSLCCMTSVTNPIIYAAVNPQFQNEFHNLKTRCKALWTKT from the exons ATGAATGGCAATTTTACGAATGTATTGGGAAATACGAGCATTCATCTATGGCAAAACAGCATCACAGTTGCATTTATAGTGGTAAACTGTACGGTGCTATTCTTAACTTTAATTATAGGTATAGCAGCAAATCTGTTCGTGGCGTGGGCCGTGTACAATCAGAAGTCACTTCGGACATCCAACAATGCGCTCTTGGTCAACCTTGCCGTAATTGATCTCCTACGATGCGCGACAGATTGTCCCTTACTCTTGGTTATTATCCTGGGTGGACGCAACGGTGGAGACATTTGGATTATTCTTTGTAACGGTCAGGTGATATCCTTCTCACTCAGTTGCTGTGTTCAGTTACTCACGTTGGCATGCATCAGCGCTGAACGTTATCAAGCCATAGCACACCCATTTAAGACATCTGAACGCCGAAAACGCATTATGACATGGATTCCGTTGACTTGGACCATATCTATCCTCATCTCAGTTCTCTGTGTATTGTTTGCAAAGGATTCCCCCGTATACGTGAGATGCAAACGTGTGGATGTAGATACACTAAAATCGTATGACACTTTTGGACTGTACGTTTTAATCCCAGTTTGGTCCATTTGCTTAGTTATCATTATTTGTTTCTATACTCGAATATTCTTTCTAGTAAAAGCTCACAGCAGAAAAGTATTTGACAAGGGAACTTTTATTTCCCccggggaaaaaagagaaaatgaaaaaaagatggaagAGGAGCAGACGAAGGAAAAAGTTAAATGCGAACCAGAGATAACTACAAAACCGGACGATTCTCAGTTGGTGCCTGAGGCTACAGAAACTACTGATAATGGAAAGATGACGCCCGGGGATTCAAACGTGCCCTGTTGCTCGgacactgcagaaaaaaacagggatgCAACGAGCGAGCCTATCAAAACAACAGATGTTGTAAAACCTGGCCAAACTGAACATTTGCTCAGTGCATCCAATCAAAATCGTGATTCATctcaaatgaattcaaacacAAATGCTCCACAACTGATAGATTTGGAGGGAGATGATGGCAAGGGTACTCCGCAGACGAAAGAAGACAATGCAAAAGTCGAGGAGTTGTCACCTCTGCCGGCCGGAGAAACTCGGCCCTCTGCTAGTCCAGCCGAAAACGCAGATCAAAACGAAGAAGTCGTGGGTGCAGTTTGTATGATGCCATCCCTTGCCAACAGGGAGAGGGgcatcaaaaacaaagagagcaaaCTGGCGAAGCGCTCTGGCTATATCATTTTAACATTCCTCTTGTTCTGGATACCGCTGATTGCGACAGTGCTTTTGAACTTCTTTATTCACACAAACGCGGATCCAATC AGCAAGCTCACCAGAGAGTTGGAaattctctcagtctctttgtgCTGCATGACGTCCGTTACAAACCCGATCATTTACGCAGCTGTAAATCCCCAATTTCAAAACGAGTTTCACAACCTGAAGACAAGGTGTAAAGCTTTATGGACTAAAACTTAA
- the cax2 gene encoding low affinity vacuolar monovalent cation/H(+) antiporter, which yields MSSNPHTRRRKTTPGSPEPPCDCQDVRGHDPESLCDRAHEPHLHPDTPEGHSSILPCASQPFVLYTPKCPSAQRGQSAHTPDEGPEDGTCKKTLSAENEVEALKLANNYKFGFRKWKSHVTARPFEDRSDVVKELYSELNVIKPQTGSLFTFGNVMYFFLFGWWVSLVYFSVGLLMFFTLIGFPYGKLCWKLSCYFLWPFGKTIEKATASVNRYRVKIFRGEATPEETEEIKVTSPLLLPTPVEEITEETQVVLKDECCWRRGSMCAWLFLGYPLMAVTHILLSVLSWLLVFTIPVSKMSTRTLGTILLLPPDQVLISSAKENQSGQSKVLLCCYHAVNCYYYKYTVDGINVFAVNLLPLVIVALVIGYVDKGNQFVSSEVKFATAIGSIIPLSYYIGMGIASISAQSNFALGAVVNATFGSIAEMTFYITALIRGHRQGNKCLQEIVKAALTGTLLGCILFIPGICMIIGGLKHSEQRFNSRSAGVSSALLFISVGGVFAPTLFSKAYGNLVCEGCTNSSNSTSNTSESFICRNCHYDLSENNYSLFHSHIEPLVYTVSALLPVAYLIGLIFTLKTHSHIYDIHVEEGQEAGHLGAVVHWSRWRAMLILIMATVLMSLCADLTTEHIQPILNHPAISQYFIGVTVVAMIPEIPEIVNGIQFALQNNISLSLEVGSCIAVQVCMIQIPLLILFNVFYEVGFVLVFSDLHLWTSIFSVILVNYIFMDGKSDYFQGTALVVVYLILLALYFFAPSPAGC from the exons ATGTCTTCAAATCCGCACACGCGACGACGCAAAACAACTCCAGGCAGTCCAG AACCTCCCTGCGACTGTCAGGATGTCAGAGGTCATGACCCAGAGTCCTTGTGTGACAGGGCACATGAGCCCCACCTCCATCCTGATACCCCTGAGGGTCACTCCTCCATCTTGCCTTGTGCCTCCCAGCCGTTTGTCCTCTACACACCCAAATGTCCATCTGCACAGAGAG gacagagtgcacacacacctgacgAAGGACCCGAAGACGGTACATGTAAGAAAACTCTTAGTGCTGAAAATGAAGTGGAGGCCCTAAAGCTTGCAAACAATTACAAG TTTGGATTCAGAAAATGGAAGAGCCATGTGACAGCGCGTCCATTTGAAGACAGATCAGATGTAGTCAAGGAACTTTACAGCGAGCTCAATGTTATCAAACCTCAAACGG GCTCGTTATTTACATTTGGAAATGTAATGTACTTTTTCTTATTTGGCTGGTGGGTTTCTCTTGTGTACTTCTCTGTCGGCCTTTTGATGTTCTTCACACTGATTGGGTTTCCTTATG gAAAGCTCTGCTGGAAGTTGTCCTGTTATTTTCTGTGGCCATTTGGGAAAACAATAGAAAag gccaCTGCGTCAGTGAATAGATACAGAGTGAAAATCTTTCGTGGCGAAGCCACACCAGAGGAGACTGAGGAGATCAAGGTgacttctcctcttcttttgcCCACACCTGTAGAGGAGATCACAGAGGAGACGCAGGTCGTTTTAAAGGATGAATGCTGCTGG AGGCGTGGCAGTATGTGCGCTTGGCTGTTCCTGGGTTACCCACTCATGGCCGTCACTCACATCCTGCTGAGTGTGTTGTCCTGGTTACTGGTCTTCACCATCCCTGTGAGCAAAATGAGCACAAGGACCCTGGGCACCATCCTGCTACTGCCGCCTGACCAGGTCCTCATCAGTTCTGCCAAAGAG AATCAATCAGGACAGAGCAAAGTCCTTCTCTGCTGTTACCATGCCGTCAACTGCTACTACTACAAGTACACAGTGGATGGGATCAACGTGTTTGCTGTCA ATCTCTTACCTTTAGTCATTGTTGCACTGGTGATCGGCTATGTGGACAAAGGCAACCAGTTTGTCAGCTCTGAGGTGAAGTTTGCTACAGCCATCGGTTCCATCATCCCCTTGTCTTATTACATTGGAATGGGCATTGCTAG TATTTCAGCTCAGAGTAACTTTGCATTGGGAGCTGTGGTGAATGCAACGTTCGGCTCTATCGCAGAGATGACTTTCTACATCACTGCCCTGATCAGGGGTCATCGCCAAGGCAACAAGTGCCTGCAGGAGATTGTTAAGGCGGCGCTGACTGGGACACTGCTAGGCTGCATCCTCTTCATTCCA ggAATCTGTATGATCATTGGTGGTCTCAAGCACAGTGAGCAGAGGTTCAACAGCCGCTCAGCTGGAGTCAGTTCTGCGTTACTCTTCATATCTGTAGGAG GCGTGTTTGCTCCAACACTTTTCTCTAAAGCCTATGGGAATCTCGTCTGTGAGGGCTGCACTAACTCCTCCAACTCCACCAGCAATACCAGTGAATCCTTCATCTGCCGAAACTGCCACTACGACCTG AGTGAAAATAACTACAGCCTGTTTCATAGCCATATTGA gCCACTGGTGTACACAGTTTCTGCCCTCCTGCCGGTTGCTTACCTAATCGGTCTCATTTTTACTCTGAAGACTCACTCTCATATCTATGACATTCATGTTGAAGAAGGACAAG aGGCTGGTCATCTGGGAGCGGTGGTGCACTGGTCTCGATGGAGGGCAATGCTCATTCTTATCATGGCCACAGTGCTCATGTCTTTATGTGCCGACCTGACCACAGAGCACATCCAACCTATTCTCAACCACCCTGCTATCTCACAG TACTTCATTGGTGTGACCGTTGTGGCCATGATCCCAGAGATCCCAGAGATAGTCAACGGGATCCAGTTTGCCCTGCAGAATAACATTAGCCTGAG CTTGGAAGTTGGAAGCTGCATCGCCGTTCAAGTGTGTATGATCCAGATTCCCTTACTCATCCTCTTCAATGTCTTTTAC GAAGTGGGCTTTGTGCTCGTATTCAGTGACCTTCATCTGTGGACCAGCATTTTCAGTGTCATCCTTGTCAACTATATTTTCATGGACGGGAAGTCTGATTACTTTCAAG GTACAGCTCTTGTGGTGGTTTATCTGATCTTGTTAGCTTTGTATTTCTTTGCTCCTTCTCCTGCGgggtgttga